The stretch of DNA TACTGCTCGATGCTTCTAAGTAATTCCCTTTTTCATGTCCCTTATCTGTTACTTGATACCAGACACCACTTGCTTCATCCTGGTAGTTTACTAGTGCCTTTAATGTTTTCTCTAGTATCTGTACAAGAAAGTCTCGATCGGGTGTATCTTTAGGAAGGATTTCTAATGTATCTACTAAAGCTAATACATACCAGCCCATAGAACGGCCCCAGAAGTTCTCTGACAAACCCGTTTCTTTATGGGCCCATGGCTGCACTTTTTTCTCATCCCAAGCGTGATATAAAAGCCCTGTCTTTTCATCTATTAAATGCTGATAACTAAGTTTAAACTGACGGATTATATCCTCTAAACCTTCCCCATTAGCAAAGGTTGTTTGATACTCTGCATAAAAAGGTGAACCCATGTATAAACCATCCAGCCAAATTTGATAAGGATAGATTTGTTTATGCCAAAATGCACCTTCAGATGTTCTAGGGTGTGTTTCGAGCTGTCTGCGCAATAATTCTGCTGCCTTTCGATACTTTTCCTCTCCGGTTTCTTTGTAAAGGACAAACAACATTTTTCCATTATTAATATGATCGATATTATATTCATCCAGCCGATACCCTTTTATTGATCCATCTTCTTGGATAAAATAATCCATGTTTTCCTTTATATAAGTGAAATATTTCTGTTCTCCTGTTTGCTTCCAGACCCTTTCAAACCCTTTAAATATCACTCCATAATCATAGGACCACTTTCCTATATATCCTTTGTCTTCATATAAGCGAGGGAGTCTTTCCATTATTGAGCTTGCTGTTCTAACGGACCAATTCATCACTATCATTCTCCTATTCTCATTCCTATTATATTCACATGCAGGATATAGAATGGAGGTACTTTCTATTGAACAAAATTCAATAAAAAGACCTCCATTGGTGATTATTTTGCCGCTTTATGCGCTGCTTTATATTCCTCTTTTATTGTTTTTCCGCCTTGGTCATTCCAATTCTTCACTGCTTGCTTAAAATCATCAAGTGAGATTTCACCTAAGATGTATTGATAAGTAGCATCCGTAATAATCTTTTGTAATTCCGAACCTTGTGTGGTGTAAGTTGGTGATTCTAAAGGAACGGCAGGGTTAAAGACAGCATATTTTGCGTTTTCAGCAATCATATCATCTGCTAATGATTTAATTGGGTTAGGATCTTTTAAACCATAACCAGCCTCTTTCGGACGTGAAGCGGCAAATGGCTGGACTTCTTGCTGCCATAAATCCTGGTTAATAATTTCATAAGCGCCTTCATCATTAATCTTATAATGTGTACCTTCAATTCCGTAAGTCATCAACGTATAGGTATCTGAATCTAATAAATCATTAACGAATTTCAAAAGACGTTTTAATTCTGCTTCATCCTTTACTTCTGAACGTGGGAATGCTATTAATCCTCCAATACCATTACCTGCAGACCAAATGGCTCGTTCAGAATTAGAATCAGAAGTCATATCATTGACTAAGGCAATTTCCATATTATCTTGTATGCCTGCAGCCATTGTTTGTAGGTTTTTAGCGTCAAATAGAGCTCCCACATAAATACCTGCCTTGCCTTGAGCAAAGTTTTGCTGTTGATCTGTCTTCGCTGTTACAGCAAAGTCCTTGTTAATCCAACCGTTTTCATATAACTCTTTCATGTAGTCCATCGTATCAACATAGCCATCAGTTTCAAATTCAGCTGTAAAGTTTCCCTTGCTGTCCACCTGCCAATTATTTGGTGTACCATGGTATGATCCTAATGTTTTGAAAGCACCATAGATTAAATCACTACGATCCATAAATCCAGTTGTATCATTTTTCCCATTACCATCAGGATCTTTTTCTGTAAACGCTTTCGCTACTTCCATTAAATCTTCTGTTGTTTTAGGAACAGCCAAACCTACTTTATCTAACCAATCTTTACGAAGAACGACACCATTTCGTGCTAAATCTTTTTGGAACGGTATGCCGTAAAGCTTACCTTCGATAGAAGCTGAAGTACGAATGTCTTTTGAAATTGCTTTTAAGTTAGGAAACTCATCTAAATAATCTTCTACATTCCAGAAC from Neobacillus sp. CF12 encodes:
- a CDS encoding extracellular solute-binding protein, producing the protein MQRRIGMKKQMVSKLASVSLASALLLAGCNSTASNNNSSKEEDKNSTIEISWLNILHTASPPTDTVLDQIEKKTNTEIKFSWIPDASKEERLNTALASDSLADIVTLTILENSSVRNALKSGMFWNVEDYLDEFPNLKAISKDIRTSASIEGKLYGIPFQKDLARNGVVLRKDWLDKVGLAVPKTTEDLMEVAKAFTEKDPDGNGKNDTTGFMDRSDLIYGAFKTLGSYHGTPNNWQVDSKGNFTAEFETDGYVDTMDYMKELYENGWINKDFAVTAKTDQQQNFAQGKAGIYVGALFDAKNLQTMAAGIQDNMEIALVNDMTSDSNSERAIWSAGNGIGGLIAFPRSEVKDEAELKRLLKFVNDLLDSDTYTLMTYGIEGTHYKINDEGAYEIINQDLWQQEVQPFAASRPKEAGYGLKDPNPIKSLADDMIAENAKYAVFNPAVPLESPTYTTQGSELQKIITDATYQYILGEISLDDFKQAVKNWNDQGGKTIKEEYKAAHKAAK
- a CDS encoding glycoside hydrolase family 88 protein; translated protein: MIVMNWSVRTASSIMERLPRLYEDKGYIGKWSYDYGVIFKGFERVWKQTGEQKYFTYIKENMDYFIQEDGSIKGYRLDEYNIDHINNGKMLFVLYKETGEEKYRKAAELLRRQLETHPRTSEGAFWHKQIYPYQIWLDGLYMGSPFYAEYQTTFANGEGLEDIIRQFKLSYQHLIDEKTGLLYHAWDEKKVQPWAHKETGLSENFWGRSMGWYVLALVDTLEILPKDTPDRDFLVQILEKTLKALVNYQDEASGVWYQVTDKGHEKGNYLEASSSSMFVCAMAKGIRLGVLNQQVWEAQLKKSHQGLLNEFVLLTKEGWVNLNKNCQVAGLGGDDQRDGTYTYYISEPIICNDQKGVGAFLQALAEFEEVMNEE